Proteins encoded together in one Terriglobus saanensis SP1PR4 window:
- a CDS encoding DUF3857 domain-containing transglutaminase family protein: MVAPDWVKQASAQPMRAFPPKTDAVVLLHEVNVSVNAQGREVTHEREVIRILRAQGRRGYGSPAVYYNDTVSKVTSMKVWSIGADGHEYAVKDNEMIDRSSGEGFEVYTDSRMRYASPPSVDVGSVVAIESEIETRPYVTEILFPVQREIPVRRERLTITMPPGFIYKAVWKGPDRTKSVDMEHGTTLWEMEDEPGIDLEDVPLSGSAWALVSRLSVHYTGPGMPTPTLGEWNGIGAWYAELAAGRNLPNDAITKQAQSLVQGKTDFAERAQAIGEYVQQRIRYVAVEIGVGGQQPHAAGDTFSHQYGDCKDKATLVSAMMNAVGMRATWLMVDSRRGVIAPEAPSIAANHMIVAIDIPKGYESPLFQSTVTLKNGKRYLIFDPTSEKTPFGQLESGLQGSYGLLMEGKESEAILLPVLKPGANQVNRKASFTLSSDGDLKGHVSEERSGDIAGYRRHIYSEWNSNQQSQFLHGMLARDFTSFEVAEVKVSNVEDLQKTLSICYGLEATHFARVTGPLLMVRPRVLFTDGMRVDRKARFSPIDLNETRRVHDEYDIALPSGYAVEEMPEPVKLDLGFAKYESSSSVKDGKLHYSRTYEVREVTLPAERYDEVRKLAGVIEADEQSNAILKRIP; encoded by the coding sequence ATGGTCGCGCCGGACTGGGTAAAGCAGGCTTCCGCACAACCCATGCGCGCGTTTCCACCGAAGACCGATGCCGTTGTCCTGTTACACGAGGTGAATGTCTCTGTCAATGCGCAGGGGCGCGAGGTCACGCATGAGCGCGAAGTCATTCGCATTCTGCGCGCGCAGGGTAGGCGAGGATACGGCTCTCCGGCAGTCTATTACAACGATACCGTCTCCAAAGTCACGTCAATGAAGGTCTGGTCCATCGGTGCGGACGGACACGAGTACGCCGTGAAAGACAACGAGATGATCGACCGATCGTCGGGCGAAGGGTTCGAGGTGTACACCGATTCGCGGATGCGTTATGCCTCGCCTCCATCGGTCGATGTCGGTTCCGTTGTGGCCATCGAGTCCGAGATTGAGACAAGACCGTATGTCACCGAGATTCTCTTTCCGGTTCAGCGTGAGATCCCTGTGCGGCGCGAACGGCTGACGATCACGATGCCGCCGGGCTTCATCTACAAGGCCGTGTGGAAGGGGCCGGATCGCACCAAAAGCGTGGACATGGAACACGGGACGACGTTGTGGGAGATGGAAGACGAGCCTGGAATCGACCTGGAAGATGTGCCGCTGTCCGGCAGCGCCTGGGCACTGGTCTCCCGCTTGAGCGTGCACTACACGGGGCCAGGGATGCCCACACCGACCCTGGGGGAGTGGAACGGGATTGGCGCGTGGTATGCCGAGCTGGCAGCCGGCAGAAATCTTCCCAACGATGCGATTACAAAGCAGGCACAGTCGCTTGTGCAGGGGAAGACCGACTTTGCCGAGCGTGCGCAAGCCATCGGCGAATACGTCCAGCAGAGAATTCGTTATGTCGCGGTGGAGATCGGTGTTGGTGGGCAGCAGCCCCACGCTGCCGGAGATACGTTCTCCCACCAGTATGGCGACTGTAAGGACAAGGCGACGCTTGTGAGCGCCATGATGAACGCTGTGGGCATGCGGGCAACGTGGTTGATGGTCGACAGCAGGCGCGGTGTGATTGCGCCGGAAGCGCCCTCCATCGCGGCGAATCACATGATCGTCGCCATCGATATTCCCAAGGGGTACGAGTCTCCTCTCTTCCAGAGCACGGTCACGCTGAAGAACGGCAAGCGATATCTTATTTTCGATCCCACGTCGGAGAAGACCCCGTTCGGCCAGCTGGAAAGCGGGCTTCAGGGCAGCTATGGCCTGTTGATGGAAGGCAAGGAGAGCGAGGCGATTCTGCTGCCTGTACTCAAGCCCGGTGCGAATCAGGTAAATCGCAAAGCGAGCTTTACCTTGAGTTCGGACGGCGATCTGAAAGGCCATGTGAGCGAAGAGCGCAGTGGAGACATTGCGGGTTATCGACGGCACATTTACAGCGAGTGGAACTCGAATCAGCAGAGCCAGTTTCTCCACGGCATGCTGGCCAGAGATTTCACCAGCTTCGAGGTCGCGGAGGTCAAGGTATCCAACGTGGAGGATCTGCAGAAGACCTTGTCGATTTGCTATGGGCTGGAAGCAACTCACTTTGCACGGGTCACCGGACCCTTGCTCATGGTGCGGCCACGTGTGCTCTTCACGGATGGGATGCGTGTGGACCGCAAGGCGCGCTTTTCTCCGATTGACCTGAACGAGACGCGTCGTGTGCATGACGAGTATGACATCGCTCTACCCTCCGGTTACGCGGTGGAGGAGATGCCGGAGCCGGTAAAGCTCGATTTAGGTTTTGCGAAGTACGAGAGCTCCAGCAGCGTGAAGGACGGCAAGCTGCATTACAGCCGTACCTACGAGGTACGTGAGGTCACTCTACCCGCTGAACGCTACGACGAAGTGCGCAAGCTGGCAGGTGTGATCGAGGCAGACGAGCAAAGCAATGCAATTTTGAAGCGGATTCCTTAG
- a CDS encoding cellulose synthase subunit BcsC-related outer membrane protein — protein MRLPMFSSTARWSAGGWVCGTLAVALLCPPDRLWAQANNAATQQLLEKAHAMEARSRMDMAAQTWQQVLLADPNNTEALGGLARAAKMSGNNTLANTYLQRLRAINPNDPGIARAEGVMQQSAQLDKLNQAGKLAGAGNYAQAMTIYRQVFPNGPPPGDWSLAYYETESATDEGRPHAVAGLRGLVEKYPQDTRYQVALGRILTYNPRTRAEGRRLLQKHPQDPQAVEALKQSLVWDAQNPAAAADIRAYLQTHKDPALAEALRNTAANEARARKAGAGRVVTPEEAAMTQEERQRGAEEAAAYGALNAKNLEEAEARFKALLVKNSDDAQALAGMGYVRMNQSNFGGAISFLEQAKQDGSKDRGVDTALATSRFWYTMGEGSIALNENDLPTAEKNYRSALQMRPASPEAMEGLAGTLVKAQQPEAAVPVFEQYVRLKPASPAAWRGLFMAQYATGNAALALTTEKRIPSAVRTQLMRDPEFLRTLASAYSAVGRDADAQRILRSALELPFPSGGEGLKVETQLQYASLLQQANRMEQAAGLYRQVLVADPSNVPAWQGLVRVEHAAHSDALAQQTLETMPPTVYDQALRDPGFMTTAASVYQAQNKYDVAQALLEKAVSQQTTAGQKPSSALMTQLAGLYLQRNDAQKAYPIYRQILLEDPSRIDAWKGLLGALHTSGHDREALAQIQQIPVETRKHLEGDVDYLQTVGAVYNGLNQPAQAMVFLNRVQQKYAAAHSQAPADIDIQNAYLLFNGNNDTGLYRQLMVLGSRGDLTDEQRRSVQTIWALWAVRRANQASAQGYVKRPLAILNAAARAFPDNPGVIKALASGYLRAGLPKQATAIFKAQDMTSATASDYKSAVGAAIASGDLKDAETWLRFGLEQYPKDSQMLTLAAKFEQARGDSGRAADYYRASLAAMPPADPGAELADELSRPVAALRPPTVAQQQDLATLLAPGTDAATGPAGVAVVETVPEKPYLPSYGNAYGQAPVVLTPDGTPAGGALVPQYMVNPQYQQRMQQQQLQQQQQTQQPGKPRNTRLGDYVPTAGLEQPSVGAGSTDEVLTASSVMGDPQSLAYQREQIRRLTQQAQDSAFRGQVPGAVIASNAGDVYGPYIPYNSPDNSNPVPMFNAVAAPVQLAGTQSAPVEMYNAATTDVLPSTRNVPNAKGSRKGRSSHPEIAAAEAAEERRRQSDPGSRTLSSSPVSMMGQSSPPEDVDVAPVQQSQYAPNQTGRPAGLPAMETTNGVSGQGYPTQSQYSTTVQRQATDSYGQQYPQPRRGQTATRQLPRRIVRRAPVASSTSPGPAYAPLYYPAVPTALSGQGYPALGAPYPLGTVPTDAQLVQRNLPPLRGAFNPNGTPEVGPPLNERQQAELDLATLEASYSGWAGGSPSVRFRSGTPGMNRLLDFEAPIEATFVAGKTVRFSIIPKAIFLNSGTLDVASFANTTGTIPILGTLPANAVNQPAQQVASGVGGEIQMTAQNLGLAVGYTPYEFLVRNVTGRARWRPGGGHFTLFGERDSVKDTQLSYSGMYDPGSTTTVFAGNIWGGVISTGGGARFDFGDEKAGFYLSFDGAAVTGFHVLDNKKFEGTGGAYFRVAQFPGYGTLNVGGTLFGMHYDHNERGQTYGLGGYFSPDAYFLGAIPITFNGFHGTNWHYVLAGAVGIQTFQEDSAAYYPLDTSLQTGALSGCTLPAIAARTCGYYPVNSGTGANFDISAQASYRVNEHWFVGGFAKANNTNNYNTGTVGFSVHYMFRPQYATEDYPTGLFPVDGLRPLRVP, from the coding sequence ATGCGATTGCCGATGTTTAGTTCGACGGCTCGCTGGAGTGCTGGCGGATGGGTGTGCGGCACACTCGCCGTTGCCCTGTTGTGCCCGCCGGACAGGTTGTGGGCCCAGGCGAACAATGCAGCTACACAGCAGCTTCTGGAAAAGGCACATGCCATGGAAGCGCGCAGCCGGATGGACATGGCCGCGCAGACATGGCAGCAGGTTCTCCTTGCAGATCCGAATAACACCGAGGCTCTCGGTGGTCTGGCGCGCGCTGCGAAGATGAGCGGCAACAACACGCTGGCCAATACTTATCTGCAACGACTGCGGGCGATCAATCCCAACGACCCCGGCATTGCGCGCGCAGAAGGCGTCATGCAGCAGAGCGCGCAGCTGGACAAGTTGAACCAGGCAGGCAAGCTGGCCGGTGCGGGAAACTACGCGCAGGCGATGACGATCTACCGTCAGGTCTTTCCGAATGGACCTCCGCCCGGAGACTGGTCGCTGGCATACTACGAGACGGAGTCGGCCACGGACGAGGGTCGTCCCCACGCTGTTGCCGGTCTGCGCGGGTTGGTCGAAAAATATCCGCAGGACACGCGCTATCAGGTAGCCCTCGGACGAATCCTTACCTACAACCCTCGCACACGTGCCGAGGGACGACGTCTGCTGCAGAAGCATCCGCAGGATCCGCAGGCGGTCGAAGCCCTGAAACAGTCGCTGGTCTGGGACGCTCAGAATCCGGCAGCGGCAGCGGACATTCGGGCTTATCTGCAGACGCACAAAGATCCAGCGCTGGCAGAGGCCCTCCGGAATACTGCAGCCAACGAAGCGCGCGCGCGGAAGGCCGGAGCCGGTCGTGTCGTCACGCCTGAAGAAGCGGCAATGACGCAGGAAGAGCGGCAGCGCGGTGCGGAAGAAGCTGCGGCTTACGGTGCTTTGAACGCGAAGAATCTAGAAGAGGCCGAAGCGCGCTTCAAAGCGCTGCTGGTCAAGAACTCCGATGACGCACAGGCGCTGGCAGGTATGGGCTACGTGCGCATGAACCAGTCGAACTTCGGTGGCGCGATCAGCTTCCTGGAGCAGGCCAAGCAGGATGGATCGAAGGACCGGGGTGTCGATACGGCGCTTGCGACCTCGCGCTTCTGGTACACGATGGGCGAAGGCTCGATTGCTCTCAACGAGAACGACCTGCCCACGGCAGAGAAGAACTATCGCTCCGCGTTGCAGATGCGGCCCGCGAGTCCGGAAGCTATGGAAGGTCTGGCGGGAACCTTGGTGAAGGCACAGCAGCCCGAAGCGGCTGTCCCCGTCTTCGAGCAGTATGTTCGTTTGAAGCCTGCGTCTCCCGCGGCATGGCGCGGCTTGTTCATGGCGCAGTATGCGACGGGCAATGCGGCGCTGGCATTGACGACGGAAAAGAGAATTCCATCTGCGGTACGGACGCAGTTGATGCGCGATCCCGAGTTCCTGCGAACGCTGGCTTCTGCTTACTCCGCAGTGGGCCGCGACGCCGATGCGCAGAGAATCCTTCGTTCTGCGTTGGAACTGCCCTTTCCGTCTGGCGGCGAAGGTCTGAAGGTCGAGACACAGTTGCAGTACGCGAGTCTCTTGCAGCAGGCCAACCGTATGGAGCAGGCAGCGGGGCTTTATCGGCAGGTGCTGGTCGCGGATCCTTCGAACGTTCCTGCATGGCAGGGACTGGTACGGGTCGAGCACGCGGCACATAGCGATGCGCTGGCGCAGCAGACGCTGGAAACCATGCCGCCTACGGTTTACGACCAGGCTCTTCGCGATCCCGGCTTCATGACCACTGCGGCTTCGGTGTATCAGGCTCAAAACAAGTACGACGTGGCGCAGGCCCTTCTGGAGAAGGCAGTCTCGCAGCAGACCACGGCAGGGCAGAAGCCCTCTTCGGCGCTGATGACGCAGCTTGCGGGTCTCTACCTGCAGCGCAACGATGCTCAGAAAGCGTATCCAATCTACCGCCAGATCCTGTTGGAAGATCCCAGCCGCATCGATGCGTGGAAGGGACTTCTGGGGGCGTTGCACACAAGCGGACACGACCGTGAGGCGCTGGCGCAGATCCAGCAGATCCCGGTCGAAACACGCAAACATCTCGAAGGCGATGTCGATTATCTGCAGACGGTAGGGGCGGTCTACAACGGCCTGAACCAGCCCGCACAGGCGATGGTGTTCCTGAACCGCGTGCAGCAGAAGTATGCGGCGGCACACTCGCAGGCCCCCGCGGATATCGATATCCAGAATGCGTATCTGCTGTTCAACGGCAACAACGACACGGGTCTCTACAGGCAGTTGATGGTGCTGGGCAGTCGAGGCGATCTGACGGATGAGCAGCGCCGTTCCGTCCAGACGATCTGGGCTCTATGGGCCGTTCGACGGGCCAACCAGGCATCGGCGCAGGGCTACGTGAAGCGTCCCCTCGCGATTCTGAATGCAGCAGCGCGTGCTTTTCCTGATAATCCTGGTGTGATCAAGGCGCTGGCGAGCGGGTATCTGCGTGCTGGCCTGCCAAAACAGGCGACCGCAATTTTTAAGGCGCAGGATATGACGTCCGCCACAGCTTCGGACTACAAGTCCGCTGTGGGCGCGGCGATTGCTTCGGGCGATCTGAAGGACGCGGAGACGTGGCTGCGCTTCGGTCTGGAGCAGTATCCGAAGGACTCGCAGATGCTGACGCTGGCGGCAAAGTTTGAGCAGGCGCGCGGCGATAGCGGACGCGCGGCGGATTACTATCGCGCCTCGCTGGCGGCGATGCCCCCGGCGGATCCGGGAGCGGAACTCGCCGATGAGTTGAGTCGGCCTGTAGCCGCACTGAGGCCTCCTACGGTTGCACAGCAGCAAGACCTGGCAACGCTCCTCGCGCCTGGAACGGATGCTGCAACCGGTCCCGCTGGAGTCGCGGTAGTCGAAACGGTTCCGGAAAAGCCCTATCTTCCCAGCTACGGAAACGCGTACGGACAAGCACCCGTCGTACTGACCCCCGATGGAACGCCTGCAGGCGGAGCACTTGTTCCGCAGTATATGGTGAATCCGCAGTATCAGCAGCGGATGCAGCAGCAACAGTTACAACAACAGCAGCAGACGCAGCAGCCGGGAAAGCCCCGCAATACGCGGCTTGGAGACTACGTTCCTACGGCAGGCCTGGAGCAGCCCTCGGTGGGCGCCGGCTCGACGGATGAGGTTTTGACGGCGTCCAGTGTTATGGGTGATCCGCAGTCGCTGGCGTACCAAAGAGAGCAGATTCGGCGGCTCACGCAGCAGGCCCAAGATTCGGCTTTCAGGGGACAGGTTCCCGGGGCGGTGATCGCCTCCAACGCCGGAGATGTCTATGGGCCGTACATTCCCTATAACTCGCCGGACAATTCCAATCCCGTGCCGATGTTCAACGCAGTGGCCGCACCGGTGCAGCTCGCGGGAACACAGTCTGCGCCGGTGGAGATGTACAACGCTGCGACGACGGATGTGCTGCCTTCGACGCGAAATGTTCCCAATGCAAAGGGAAGTCGCAAGGGACGGTCTTCGCATCCAGAGATCGCAGCGGCGGAGGCGGCGGAGGAGCGTCGTCGCCAGTCGGATCCGGGTTCCCGTACGCTTTCGAGCTCTCCAGTCAGCATGATGGGGCAGAGCAGCCCGCCGGAAGATGTCGACGTCGCGCCGGTGCAGCAGTCGCAGTATGCCCCCAATCAGACAGGGAGGCCCGCTGGTCTGCCTGCGATGGAGACGACGAACGGCGTGTCCGGACAGGGCTACCCGACGCAGAGTCAGTATTCGACCACGGTGCAGCGTCAGGCTACGGACAGCTACGGACAGCAGTATCCCCAGCCACGACGCGGCCAGACGGCAACAAGACAGTTGCCTCGACGGATTGTGCGCAGAGCGCCTGTCGCGTCCAGCACCTCGCCAGGACCGGCGTATGCGCCGCTCTATTACCCCGCCGTTCCTACGGCCCTGAGCGGACAAGGATACCCGGCGCTTGGAGCGCCTTATCCTCTCGGCACGGTGCCAACGGACGCGCAGCTCGTGCAGAGAAATCTGCCCCCTTTGCGCGGAGCGTTCAATCCGAACGGAACTCCCGAGGTGGGACCTCCGCTTAACGAGCGTCAGCAGGCTGAACTGGATTTGGCTACGCTGGAGGCTTCGTATAGCGGATGGGCGGGTGGCTCGCCCAGCGTTCGTTTTCGCAGCGGAACACCGGGCATGAATCGCCTGTTGGATTTTGAAGCGCCGATCGAAGCGACCTTCGTCGCAGGAAAGACGGTTCGTTTCAGCATTATTCCCAAGGCGATTTTCTTGAATTCGGGCACCCTCGATGTAGCCAGTTTCGCAAACACTACAGGAACGATTCCTATTCTGGGAACGCTGCCTGCGAACGCGGTCAACCAGCCTGCACAGCAGGTTGCTTCCGGTGTGGGCGGCGAGATCCAGATGACGGCGCAGAACCTCGGCCTGGCGGTCGGCTATACGCCTTATGAGTTTCTTGTAAGGAACGTCACGGGGCGGGCTCGGTGGCGTCCAGGGGGCGGACACTTCACGCTCTTTGGAGAGCGCGATTCGGTTAAAGACACGCAGCTCTCTTACTCGGGTATGTACGATCCGGGTTCGACGACAACTGTCTTTGCAGGAAATATCTGGGGCGGTGTGATCTCTACCGGTGGTGGAGCGCGGTTTGATTTTGGTGACGAGAAGGCGGGTTTCTACCTGAGCTTCGACGGAGCCGCCGTTACCGGATTTCACGTCCTGGACAACAAGAAGTTTGAGGGCACGGGTGGAGCTTACTTCCGTGTGGCGCAGTTCCCTGGATACGGAACGCTGAATGTCGGTGGGACCCTCTTTGGAATGCACTACGACCACAACGAGCGGGGACAGACCTACGGCCTCGGTGGATATTTCAGCCCGGATGCGTATTTTCTTGGCGCTATCCCGATTACGTTCAATGGTTTCCACGGGACGAACTGGCACTATGTCCTTGCCGGAGCAGTGGGCATTCAGACCTTCCAGGAAGATAGCGCCGCGTACTATCCGCTGGACACATCGTTGCAGACGGGCGCTTTGAGCGGATGCACATTGCCCGCGATTGCGGCGCGCACCTGCGGATACTATCCGGTTAACTCCGGAACAGGCGCGAACTTCGACATCAGCGCGCAGGCTTCGTATCGCGTGAACGAGCACTGGTTTGTGGGTGGGTTTGCCAAGGCGAACAATACGAACAACTACAACACCGGCACGGTAGGCTTCTCAGTCCATTACATGTTCCGTCCGCAGTACGCGACGGAAGATTATCCGACGGGCCTGTTCCCAGTCGACGGATTGAGACCTCTGCGGGTACCGTAG